A window from Flavobacterium sp. 83 encodes these proteins:
- the ggt gene encoding gamma-glutamyltransferase has protein sequence MKKIIILLSVFSIGCKTQNVMVKPTGLVANKAMVVSAREEASQIGVEIMKKGGNAFDAMVATELALAVSYPYAGNIGGGGFMVYRKATGETGTLDYREKAPLAATKDMFLDDKGNVIKGKSTSTALAIGIPGTIAGVFEVHRKLGSLPIETILKPVIELAERGVIVTNKQEKRLSEYRNELIKINGANSLLSTVYKENDTIKYPALAAILRRISKNGRAEFYKGETAKILVQYLQEKGAIITMEDLAKYEAKWRTPLTFDYKDLKIISMPPPSSGGICLAQIFKMIAPYDLAKMGHNSSESIQVIVEAERRAYADRSYFLGDPDFVKIPLKGLMNDDYLKQRMASFNVDKATLSSDIKEGKVNYNESTETTHYSIVDQFGNAVAATTTLNAGYGSKYYCEALGFFLNNEMDDFSTKPGEPNMFGLIGNEANSIAPQKRMLSSMTPTIVEKNGKLFMVVGSPGGSTIITSVLQTILNVHEYGLSMQQAVNAPRFHHQWLPDLITFEPNTFDTKTFDSLKLKGYKINEKTTPVIGKVDAILVLPNKKLEGGADFRGDDTAVGF, from the coding sequence ATGAAAAAAATTATTATTCTATTGAGTGTTTTTTCTATTGGTTGTAAAACCCAGAATGTTATGGTAAAGCCTACAGGGCTGGTTGCTAATAAAGCAATGGTGGTATCGGCACGTGAAGAGGCTTCACAAATTGGTGTTGAAATTATGAAAAAAGGTGGTAATGCTTTTGATGCAATGGTTGCTACTGAACTGGCTCTTGCAGTATCCTATCCATATGCAGGAAATATTGGGGGGGGTGGTTTTATGGTCTATCGAAAAGCGACTGGGGAAACCGGAACTTTGGATTATCGCGAAAAAGCCCCGTTAGCAGCTACTAAAGATATGTTTCTCGATGATAAAGGGAATGTTATAAAAGGGAAAAGTACATCTACAGCACTCGCCATTGGAATCCCTGGAACCATCGCAGGAGTATTTGAAGTACATAGAAAATTAGGATCCCTACCTATCGAAACAATATTAAAACCCGTAATAGAATTAGCAGAACGTGGAGTTATCGTTACCAATAAACAAGAAAAAAGACTTAGCGAATACCGAAACGAGTTAATTAAAATAAACGGAGCTAATTCCCTTCTTTCGACTGTCTATAAAGAAAATGACACTATTAAATACCCTGCCTTGGCAGCCATATTAAGACGGATTTCTAAAAATGGTAGAGCTGAATTTTACAAAGGTGAAACAGCTAAAATATTGGTGCAATACCTTCAGGAAAAAGGAGCTATAATTACTATGGAAGATTTAGCCAAATATGAAGCCAAATGGAGAACACCACTCACTTTTGATTATAAAGATTTAAAGATCATTTCCATGCCGCCACCCAGTAGTGGCGGAATATGTCTAGCTCAAATTTTTAAAATGATAGCTCCATATGATTTGGCCAAAATGGGACATAATTCATCTGAATCTATTCAGGTCATTGTTGAAGCCGAAAGAAGAGCCTATGCTGATCGAAGCTATTTCTTGGGCGATCCTGACTTTGTAAAAATTCCCCTTAAGGGATTAATGAATGATGATTATTTAAAACAAAGAATGGCAAGTTTTAATGTTGATAAGGCTACACTTTCATCAGATATAAAAGAAGGAAAAGTAAACTATAACGAAAGTACTGAAACCACACATTATTCTATTGTGGATCAATTTGGTAATGCTGTAGCTGCTACGACAACGCTAAATGCAGGTTATGGCTCTAAATATTATTGTGAGGCATTAGGCTTTTTCCTCAACAACGAAATGGACGATTTTAGCACGAAACCCGGAGAACCTAATATGTTTGGATTAATAGGAAATGAAGCCAACAGTATTGCGCCACAAAAACGAATGTTGAGTTCTATGACTCCAACTATTGTAGAGAAAAACGGAAAATTATTTATGGTTGTAGGTTCACCTGGAGGTTCTACAATCATCACTTCAGTATTGCAAACAATATTAAATGTTCATGAATATGGTTTAAGCATGCAGCAAGCAGTTAACGCACCTCGTTTTCACCACCAATGGCTACCTGATTTAATCACTTTTGAACCTAATACTTTCGATACTAAAACCTTTGATTCTTTGAAATTAAAAGGATATAAAATCAATGAAAAAACGACGCCTGTAATAGGAAAAGTTGATGCAATATTAGTTTTGCCAAATAAAAAATTAGAAGGTGGAGCTGATTTTAGAGGAGACGATACAGCTGTAGGATTTTAG
- the ggt gene encoding gamma-glutamyltransferase: MKKILFLLAFAVLACKSNEKIIEPTGLVTSKAMVVSAREEASQIGIEIMQKGGNAFDAMVATELALAVSHPQAGNIGGGGFMVFRKADGETGAIDYREKAPLAATKNMYLDKNGNVIEGKSRETALASGIPGTIAGIFEVHKKYGSLPISEILKPVIALAQRGVVVTKFQAESLNYYRDSFIKSNGKNSLFSKEYKENDTIKYPALAATLKRIAINGRDEFYNGETAQKLVAFLAKKGGNITLEDLKKYQAKWRTPITFKYKNLKITSMSPPSSGGICLNQIMKMIEPFNLSQMGHNSLKTIQVITEAERRAYADRNYFLGDPDFVKLPLKELVDPTYLEKRMSNFSFDKASKSSDIANGEIKGYESKQTTHYSIVDAKGNAVAVTTTLNDNYGSKIYCDELGFFLNNQMDDFSAKPGVPNLYGLTGTEANSIAPEKRMLSSMTPTIVEKEGKLFMVVGTPGGSTIITSVLQTILNVYEFGMSMQAAVNAPRFHHQWLPDEITFEPNSFNKDLLNNLKKKDYIINEKNKEIIGEVDAILVLPNGKLEGGADKRGDNKAVGF; this comes from the coding sequence ATGAAAAAAATACTGTTTCTGCTTGCCTTTGCCGTTTTAGCATGTAAATCGAATGAAAAAATAATTGAGCCAACGGGGTTAGTAACCTCAAAAGCGATGGTAGTATCAGCGCGTGAAGAAGCTTCGCAAATTGGGATTGAAATCATGCAAAAAGGCGGAAATGCTTTTGATGCGATGGTTGCCACAGAACTAGCTTTGGCAGTTTCACATCCACAGGCGGGAAATATTGGTGGAGGCGGTTTTATGGTTTTTAGAAAAGCCGATGGTGAAACTGGAGCAATCGATTACAGAGAAAAAGCACCTCTAGCGGCAACTAAAAATATGTATCTGGATAAAAACGGAAATGTAATTGAAGGAAAAAGTAGAGAAACAGCTTTGGCATCGGGAATTCCTGGTACAATTGCAGGAATATTCGAAGTACATAAAAAATATGGTTCTCTACCTATAAGTGAAATTCTGAAACCAGTAATTGCTTTAGCCCAAAGAGGAGTCGTTGTTACTAAATTTCAAGCGGAAAGTTTAAATTATTACAGAGATTCATTTATAAAAAGTAATGGTAAAAACAGTTTATTTTCAAAAGAATATAAAGAAAATGACACTATAAAATATCCAGCATTAGCAGCTACTTTAAAAAGAATTGCCATAAACGGTCGTGATGAATTTTACAATGGAGAAACTGCTCAAAAATTAGTTGCTTTTTTGGCTAAAAAAGGTGGAAATATAACCTTGGAAGATTTGAAAAAATATCAGGCTAAATGGAGAACTCCAATTACATTTAAATATAAAAATTTAAAAATAACCTCTATGTCTCCGCCAAGTAGCGGTGGAATATGTCTGAATCAAATCATGAAAATGATTGAGCCTTTCAATCTCTCTCAAATGGGACACAACAGTCTAAAAACCATTCAGGTAATCACTGAAGCAGAGCGAAGAGCATATGCTGACAGAAATTATTTCCTTGGAGATCCTGATTTTGTAAAACTTCCGTTGAAAGAATTAGTGGATCCAACCTATTTAGAAAAAAGAATGAGTAATTTTTCTTTTGATAAAGCATCAAAATCCTCTGATATTGCAAATGGAGAAATCAAAGGCTATGAAAGTAAACAAACCACCCATTATTCTATTGTGGATGCTAAAGGTAATGCTGTTGCGGTTACAACTACATTAAATGATAATTATGGATCTAAAATATATTGCGATGAATTGGGTTTCTTTTTAAACAATCAAATGGATGATTTTAGTGCAAAGCCAGGAGTTCCTAACTTATATGGACTAACCGGAACTGAAGCCAACAGCATTGCTCCCGAAAAAAGAATGTTAAGCTCTATGACGCCGACTATTGTTGAGAAAGAGGGAAAACTTTTCATGGTTGTAGGAACACCGGGAGGTTCTACCATTATCACTTCCGTTTTACAAACAATATTGAATGTCTATGAATTTGGCATGAGCATGCAAGCGGCAGTAAATGCACCCCGTTTTCATCATCAATGGTTACCGGATGAAATTACTTTTGAGCCCAATTCCTTCAATAAGGATTTATTAAATAATTTAAAGAAAAAAGACTATATCATCAATGAAAAAAACAAGGAAATTATAGGCGAGGTAGACGCCATTTTAGTTCTTCCAAATGGAAAACTAGAAGGTGGTGCAGATAAAAGAGGTGATAATAAAGCGGTTGGTTTTTAA
- a CDS encoding ACP phosphodiesterase produces MNFLAHIYLSGDNDLIKIGNFMADGIRGKQFESYPIDIQKGIILHRAIDTFTDAHPIFRKSTKRLHENYHHYAGVIVDVFYDHFLAKNWTKYSDEKLDIFVDRFYQCLHVNNAVLSERTKGMMPYMIKQNWLVSYQTIDGINRILTQMDHRTKNESKMQFATNELSEFYSEFETEFSDFFKELILFSNAKIITL; encoded by the coding sequence ATGAATTTCCTAGCACACATTTATCTTTCAGGTGACAATGATTTAATCAAAATTGGTAATTTTATGGCTGATGGAATTCGTGGAAAACAGTTTGAAAGTTATCCCATTGATATCCAAAAAGGAATCATTCTACACCGAGCTATCGATACATTTACTGATGCCCATCCCATTTTCAGAAAAAGCACAAAACGACTTCATGAAAATTACCATCATTATGCAGGTGTTATTGTAGATGTTTTCTACGATCATTTTTTGGCAAAAAACTGGACTAAATATTCTGATGAAAAACTTGACATTTTCGTCGATCGTTTTTATCAATGTTTGCATGTCAACAATGCTGTTCTTTCAGAAAGAACCAAAGGAATGATGCCATACATGATAAAACAAAATTGGTTAGTAAGTTATCAAACTATTGATGGAATTAATCGAATCTTGACGCAGATGGATCATCGTACCAAAAACGAATCTAAAATGCAATTTGCTACTAATGAACTTTCGGAATTTTATTCAGAATTTGAAACCGAGTTTAGCGATTTTTTTAAAGAATTAATACTATTTTCTAATGCTAAAATAATAACCTTATGA
- a CDS encoding YaiO family outer membrane beta-barrel protein, which translates to MKIKYILVLVVFLTNTYLFSQKIDTDSLLVVTNKLITVEKNYTKAIELGHLGIKKAPNYLDFHVALGRAYKMTNEIDSARYYFNYVIIKNPKYKEAFSYLTKLEIEQKNSKSANTVIDQAISFYPEERDFYLLKLQALNLEKEPKITFEYLNFLVKKYPEDTDLKDQLFDLKLNSFSDRIGISNNTTFFNRSGVGPWNYTSLQYVKQLKNITLIGRYNYNDRQSNNNSILSGSLYEIETYIKTSKKNYSYLNVGYSEDRIFPKLRLNYSFFQNLGNRWDGELGIRYNKTINNETYSAAIGVSKYIGAGWLNIKTYMQLGEQKPYPSFSATYRYYFNSRYDYFSLNTGYGTSPDERETISQFSERISLNSYRFGAGYNKVLFKKFIYGIQTGYNRQEYSPSKFQNEINISMQLQYIF; encoded by the coding sequence ATGAAAATAAAATATATACTTGTTTTAGTTGTATTTTTAACTAACACATATTTATTCTCTCAAAAAATCGATACTGATAGTCTATTAGTAGTGACGAATAAATTAATTACTGTTGAAAAAAATTATACTAAAGCAATTGAACTTGGTCATTTAGGAATAAAAAAAGCCCCTAATTATTTAGATTTTCATGTGGCATTGGGTCGCGCTTATAAAATGACAAATGAGATTGATAGCGCCCGATACTATTTCAATTATGTCATTATTAAAAATCCTAAATATAAAGAAGCATTTAGTTACTTGACAAAACTTGAAATAGAACAAAAAAATAGTAAAAGTGCTAATACGGTTATAGACCAAGCAATCTCTTTTTATCCTGAAGAAAGAGATTTTTATCTATTAAAACTACAAGCTTTAAATTTAGAAAAAGAACCAAAAATAACTTTTGAGTATTTAAACTTTTTAGTCAAAAAATATCCTGAAGATACTGATTTAAAAGACCAATTATTTGATTTGAAATTGAATTCATTTTCAGATAGAATAGGTATTAGCAATAATACAACCTTTTTTAATAGATCAGGAGTTGGTCCATGGAATTATACCAGCTTGCAATATGTTAAGCAACTAAAAAATATAACCCTTATTGGTAGATATAATTATAATGATCGACAATCTAATAATAACAGCATACTTTCGGGTTCCCTTTATGAAATTGAAACTTATATTAAAACATCCAAAAAAAATTATTCCTACCTAAATGTTGGTTATAGCGAGGATAGAATTTTTCCAAAATTAAGGTTGAATTATTCATTTTTTCAAAATTTAGGTAATCGTTGGGATGGAGAATTAGGAATAAGATACAATAAAACAATCAATAATGAAACTTATTCAGCTGCAATAGGTGTAAGTAAATATATTGGTGCAGGCTGGTTAAATATAAAAACATACATGCAACTAGGTGAACAAAAACCATATCCATCGTTTTCAGCTACATATAGATATTATTTCAATTCAAGATACGACTATTTCTCATTGAATACAGGATATGGAACATCTCCAGATGAAAGAGAAACAATTTCACAATTTAGTGAGCGGATTTCATTAAACTCCTATAGATTTGGGGCAGGTTATAATAAAGTACTTTTCAAAAAATTTATTTATGGGATACAAACAGGATATAATAGACAAGAATATTCCCCAAGTAAGTTCCAAAACGAAATAAATATTTCGATGCAATTACAATATATATTTTAA
- the glmM gene encoding phosphoglucosamine mutase, whose translation MTLIKSISGIRGTIGGKVGDNLTPVDAVKFASAYGTWLKNYIGKDKITVVVGRDARISGPMIHNLVVNTLIGLGIDVIDLGLSTTPTVEVAVPLEKAEGGIILTASHNPKQWNALKLLNEKGEFLNGEEGLKILEIADAEAFDFSDVDDLGVILINDAYMDIHIDEVLNLPLVDVDVVKAAKFKVVVDGVNSSGGIIIPRLLELMGVEVVKLYCEPNGHFPHNPEPLKEHLTDISELVVKEKADLGIVVDPDVDRLAFICEDGEMFGEEYTLVACADYVLSKTPGNTVSNMSSSRALRDVTNAHNGSYEASAVGEVNVVELMKKNNAVIGGEGNGGIIYPELHYGRDSLVGVALFLTHLANKKMTVSALRASYPEYYMSKNKIELTPQIDVDAILVAMTEKYKNEDITTIDGVKIDFAENWVHLRKSNTEPIIRIYTEAASQEKADTLALRIIDEIKAIAGI comes from the coding sequence ATGACTTTAATAAAATCAATATCGGGAATACGTGGAACAATTGGAGGTAAAGTAGGAGATAATCTTACTCCTGTTGATGCGGTTAAATTTGCTTCGGCATACGGAACCTGGTTAAAAAACTATATAGGGAAAGATAAAATAACTGTTGTTGTGGGGCGTGATGCTCGTATTTCAGGACCAATGATTCATAATTTAGTAGTGAATACTTTGATTGGACTAGGAATTGATGTTATTGATTTAGGTCTTTCTACAACGCCAACTGTGGAAGTAGCTGTTCCGTTAGAAAAAGCTGAAGGAGGAATTATCCTTACTGCTTCGCATAATCCAAAACAATGGAATGCTTTGAAACTATTGAATGAAAAAGGAGAATTTCTAAATGGTGAAGAAGGACTGAAAATTCTTGAAATTGCTGATGCTGAAGCTTTCGATTTTTCTGACGTGGACGATTTAGGAGTTATACTTATAAACGATGCTTATATGGATATTCATATTGACGAAGTATTGAATTTACCTCTTGTTGATGTTGATGTAGTGAAAGCAGCTAAATTCAAAGTAGTTGTTGATGGTGTAAATTCTTCGGGAGGAATTATTATTCCAAGATTATTAGAATTAATGGGTGTTGAAGTAGTTAAATTATATTGCGAACCAAACGGACATTTTCCTCATAATCCAGAACCTTTAAAAGAACATTTGACCGACATTTCAGAATTAGTAGTTAAAGAAAAAGCTGATTTAGGAATTGTAGTCGATCCTGATGTTGATCGCTTGGCGTTCATTTGTGAAGATGGCGAAATGTTTGGTGAAGAATATACCCTAGTAGCTTGTGCTGATTATGTATTGAGTAAAACTCCTGGAAATACAGTTTCGAATATGTCATCTTCCAGAGCATTGCGTGATGTTACAAATGCACATAACGGAAGTTATGAAGCCAGTGCCGTAGGTGAGGTGAATGTAGTGGAACTAATGAAAAAGAACAATGCTGTGATTGGTGGCGAAGGAAACGGTGGAATCATTTATCCGGAACTGCATTATGGTCGTGACAGTTTAGTGGGAGTAGCCTTGTTTTTAACGCATTTGGCTAATAAAAAAATGACTGTTTCTGCTTTACGTGCTTCGTATCCGGAGTATTATATGAGCAAAAATAAAATCGAATTGACGCCACAAATTGATGTTGATGCGATTCTTGTTGCTATGACAGAGAAATACAAAAATGAAGATATAACGACAATCGATGGAGTGAAAATTGATTTTGCTGAAAATTGGGTTCACCTACGAAAATCAAATACAGAGCCAATCATTCGTATATATACTGAAGCCGCTTCACAAGAAAAAGCAGATACTTTGGCACTAAGAATTATTGATGAAATAAAAGCTATTGCGGGAATTTAA
- a CDS encoding membrane metalloprotease yields the protein MKKIIIILIVVLALFISCSKEDNSINSSGTVTTANKKAAGSSSNDLLSDKIFTSLVVEVVYVQGFEPSTTAINNLVSFFTARAYKPNGISVLKRAIPSTGKATFTDNEIVAIEDANRTKYNTSNQIAVWVFFTDGKSSTDTSTAVILGTAYRNTSLVIYEKTVQSLSDSPFEPNRSLLETTVITHELGHILGLTNLGTPLQSNHEDTAHPKHCNLESCLMYWSSESGKGITNMVSGGSAPQLDAQCLADLRANGGK from the coding sequence GTGAAAAAAATAATTATCATACTAATAGTTGTGCTTGCATTATTTATATCCTGTTCAAAGGAAGATAATTCCATTAACAGCTCTGGAACAGTAACAACAGCTAATAAAAAGGCAGCAGGAAGTTCTTCAAACGACTTATTATCCGATAAAATTTTTACTAGTTTGGTTGTAGAAGTAGTTTACGTTCAGGGCTTTGAACCATCAACAACTGCAATTAATAATTTGGTGTCTTTTTTTACTGCGAGGGCTTATAAACCAAACGGAATAAGTGTTTTAAAAAGAGCCATTCCATCAACTGGGAAAGCAACTTTTACCGACAATGAAATTGTAGCAATTGAAGATGCTAACAGAACAAAATACAATACATCAAATCAAATTGCGGTTTGGGTCTTTTTTACAGATGGAAAATCATCGACTGATACCAGTACGGCAGTTATCTTGGGTACAGCTTATCGAAATACCTCTTTAGTTATTTATGAGAAAACAGTTCAAAGTTTGAGTGACAGTCCATTTGAACCTAATAGAAGTCTACTAGAAACAACAGTAATTACGCATGAATTAGGACATATTTTAGGACTTACTAATTTAGGAACTCCGTTACAAAGTAATCATGAAGATACAGCTCATCCTAAGCATTGTAATCTGGAAAGTTGCTTGATGTATTGGTCATCAGAAAGTGGAAAGGGAATTACAAATATGGTTTCTGGAGGTTCAGCACCGCAACTCGATGCGCAATGTCTTGCAGATCTTCGTGCAAATGGAGGAAAATAA
- a CDS encoding aminotransferase class V-fold PLP-dependent enzyme has product MTTIEKPTQLELYFQQFRDNIIGINQEFESPFGRKQIIYTDWTASGRLYRPIEEKLMNEFGPFVANTHTETTVSGTAMTKAYHKARNIIKHHVHANNDDVLITDGTGMTGVVNKFQRILGLKVPENLKDFITIPAEKKPVVFISHMEHHSNQTSWLETIADVEVIPSTEDGLFSIVNLELLLEKYKDRSFKIASITSCSNVTGIRTPYHEAAKMMHKHNGLCFVDFACSGPYVEIDMHPEDPESYLDAIFFSPHKFLGGPGTSGVLVFNKKLYQNLVPDCPGGGTVSWTNPWGEHKYIDNIEDREDGGTPGFLQVIKTALAIQLKEKMGIENILKREHEIVDFVFESLGNRSNIKILASQHRDRLGVISFFVEDLHFNLGVKLLNDKFGIQTRGGCSCAGTYGHFLLHVDQETSHKLIDEITLGDLIRKPGWIRMSIHPTTTNAEIEFVCNGIKALAENHKTWALDYTYNSITNEFVHKQAQSLEDELVKNWFSL; this is encoded by the coding sequence ATGACTACTATTGAAAAACCAACTCAGTTAGAACTTTATTTCCAACAGTTTCGTGATAATATAATTGGAATTAACCAAGAGTTTGAGTCGCCTTTTGGACGAAAACAAATTATCTATACAGATTGGACAGCAAGTGGTCGTTTGTATCGTCCTATTGAAGAGAAATTGATGAATGAGTTTGGTCCTTTTGTGGCCAATACGCATACTGAAACTACAGTTTCGGGAACTGCTATGACAAAGGCCTATCACAAGGCTAGGAATATTATAAAACATCATGTACATGCTAATAATGATGATGTTTTAATTACTGACGGAACTGGAATGACAGGTGTTGTCAATAAGTTTCAACGAATTTTGGGTTTGAAAGTCCCAGAAAATTTAAAGGATTTTATAACTATTCCTGCCGAAAAGAAACCAGTTGTTTTTATTTCGCACATGGAACACCATTCCAATCAAACGTCTTGGCTAGAAACTATTGCTGATGTTGAAGTAATTCCATCTACTGAAGATGGATTGTTCAGTATTGTAAATCTGGAATTATTATTAGAAAAATATAAAGACAGAAGTTTTAAAATTGCTTCTATTACTTCTTGTTCAAATGTTACTGGAATCAGAACTCCTTATCATGAGGCTGCTAAGATGATGCATAAACACAACGGACTTTGTTTTGTTGATTTTGCCTGTTCTGGCCCTTATGTAGAAATTGATATGCATCCAGAAGATCCAGAAAGTTATTTGGACGCAATTTTCTTTTCGCCTCATAAATTTCTTGGAGGACCGGGAACTTCTGGTGTTTTGGTTTTTAATAAAAAATTATATCAAAATTTGGTTCCGGATTGTCCAGGCGGAGGAACAGTAAGTTGGACGAATCCTTGGGGTGAACATAAATACATTGATAATATAGAAGATAGGGAAGATGGTGGAACACCAGGATTTCTTCAGGTGATAAAAACAGCTTTAGCGATACAGCTAAAGGAGAAAATGGGAATTGAAAACATTTTGAAAAGAGAACATGAAATCGTGGATTTTGTTTTTGAATCTCTTGGAAATAGATCAAATATTAAAATTCTAGCCAGTCAGCATCGAGATAGGTTAGGAGTAATCTCTTTTTTCGTAGAAGATTTGCACTTTAATTTAGGTGTGAAATTATTAAATGATAAATTCGGAATTCAAACTCGTGGCGGTTGCAGTTGTGCGGGGACTTACGGTCATTTTCTGTTGCATGTAGATCAGGAAACTTCCCATAAACTAATCGATGAAATTACCTTAGGTGATTTAATTAGAAAACCGGGTTGGATTAGAATGTCAATTCATCCCACAACCACTAATGCCGAAATTGAATTTGTTTGTAATGGCATTAAAGCATTGGCTGAAAACCATAAAACTTGGGCTTTAGACTATACGTATAATTCAATAACAAATGAGTTTGTACACAAACAAGCACAATCTTTAGAAGATGAATTGGTGAAAAATTGGTTTTCATTATAA
- a CDS encoding lysophospholipid acyltransferase family protein produces the protein MQFLIFIIAYPFLWIVSILPFRIFYLLSDAIYFLVYYVIGYRKKVVRANLAMALPHLSDEERLDIEKKSYHHLCDMFLEMIKTMTISSEEMNKRFTITNLEVIKEYEKKGKSIMLLASHYASWEWLITLNQKISYQGVGVYKKINNKYFDKLIRDIRSKYNTQLVVTNKTIPLIAQNQRENILSVYGLASDQSPKADRIFHWDRFMGIEVPVHTGAEMLAKKYNLNVVFAKVKKIKRGYYEATLIPITDDPKSIPDFGITHQFIQEVEKQILEAPEYYFWTHKRWKHRK, from the coding sequence ATGCAATTTCTTATTTTTATTATAGCGTATCCTTTTCTTTGGATTGTTTCTATTCTCCCTTTTCGAATTTTCTATTTATTATCTGATGCAATTTATTTTTTAGTTTATTATGTCATTGGTTATCGAAAAAAAGTTGTTCGAGCAAATCTAGCTATGGCATTACCACACTTAAGTGACGAAGAACGCTTAGATATTGAAAAAAAATCATATCATCATTTATGCGACATGTTCCTAGAAATGATTAAAACTATGACAATTTCATCGGAAGAAATGAATAAAAGATTCACAATAACAAATCTGGAAGTCATTAAAGAATATGAAAAGAAAGGAAAAAGTATAATGCTTTTGGCTTCTCATTATGCTAGCTGGGAATGGTTGATTACGCTAAACCAAAAAATATCCTACCAAGGTGTAGGTGTTTATAAAAAAATAAACAACAAATATTTCGACAAACTCATTAGAGATATTCGGTCAAAATACAACACGCAATTAGTTGTCACCAATAAAACGATTCCATTGATTGCTCAAAACCAAAGAGAAAATATTCTTTCTGTATATGGATTAGCCAGTGATCAATCCCCAAAAGCCGATAGAATATTTCATTGGGACCGTTTCATGGGAATCGAAGTTCCTGTGCATACAGGAGCCGAAATGTTAGCTAAAAAATACAATCTCAATGTTGTTTTTGCAAAAGTAAAAAAAATAAAAAGAGGGTATTATGAAGCAACTTTGATTCCTATCACTGATGACCCTAAATCAATTCCAGATTTTGGAATTACTCATCAATTTATTCAAGAAGTAGAGAAGCAAATCCTTGAAGCTCCTGAATATTATTTTTGGACGCATAAACGATGGAAACACAGGAAATAG
- a CDS encoding rhomboid family intramembrane serine protease, producing MNVILIAIIVANVLISYKGFNDLSFFRKYEFHVGSIRSGEQIRMVSSGFLHADLPHLIFNMLTLYFFAPVVIEYLGSLSFVFIYFGSLVFGSLLTMLFHKNDYSYRAVGASGAVTGVLYSAILLQPDMMLGLFFIIPIPAYLFGILYLLYSIYGMKAKNDNIGHTAHFGGAIGGYLLTLIKEPQLFVDHTLMVVLLAIPIVLLFVMEKTGKL from the coding sequence ATGAATGTCATTTTAATTGCAATAATTGTTGCAAATGTTTTAATTAGTTACAAGGGATTTAATGATCTTTCCTTTTTTAGAAAATATGAATTTCATGTGGGAAGTATTCGCTCAGGTGAGCAAATAAGAATGGTTTCATCTGGTTTTCTACACGCGGATTTACCACACTTGATTTTTAATATGCTGACACTTTATTTTTTCGCGCCAGTTGTTATCGAATATTTAGGTAGTTTGTCGTTTGTGTTCATTTACTTTGGGAGTTTAGTTTTCGGGAGTTTATTGACAATGCTTTTTCATAAAAATGATTATAGTTATAGAGCAGTAGGAGCTTCAGGAGCTGTGACGGGTGTTTTATATTCAGCAATATTATTGCAACCTGATATGATGTTGGGACTCTTTTTCATTATTCCAATTCCGGCATATCTTTTTGGAATTTTATATTTATTGTATTCTATCTACGGTATGAAAGCTAAGAATGATAACATTGGCCATACAGCCCATTTTGGAGGCGCTATTGGCGGGTATTTGCTAACTCTTATAAAAGAACCTCAATTGTTCGTAGATCATACTTTAATGGTGGTATTATTAGCTATTCCGATTGTTCTGCTTTTTGTAATGGAAAAAACGGGAAAATTATAA